The sequence TCCTGCAAGCCGACGCCCATCAGGACAGGACACTCGACCCATCCGGCGAGGTTCTTCGGATCAATGTAACTGAAGGTCGCGCTCGCTCGTTCCCAGGTGTTCTTGGGATCTCTGCCCAGCCAGTGCCGGACAACCATCCCCGGCCAAGCTGTCATCCTGAAAGCCTTCATGGAGTCGCCTACGAAGGGGATATCCGGCGCGCTGAGCGCGATTCGCTTGTCGAGTGCTGCCGTGGTGAATGAGAGCATGCCTCCTTGGCTGCCTCCGGTGATGGCGATGCGATTGAGATCGACATCCGGTCGCGACGTCAAGAAATCTACCGCGCGCAGGCAGTCCATAATGGCCCCGCGGTAGAAGAACTTCTGCGGATCGTCCAGCCCGCGTAGGAGATAGTCGCCAGGTCCCCACCATTCATACGCGGGCTCGTCGTCGGTGCTGTTGCCGTGGCCTCGGATATTGAGCGATAGCACTGCCATATCGGGTATCGACTGCGTGGGCCTCATCCCCTGGGTGTAGCCCGGCACCCTCAGCAGCACAGAATGCGGCCCGGCAGACTTCGGCAGCTCGAACCACCCACGAATCCGGACATCGCCGAGGCTGCGCATTTCCACGAGGAAGCAATCGGTCTGTTCCGTACTCCATTCCGGGCTCGGCTCAACTTTGTATTGAGGCGCGACGGTGGCGAGCTCCGCAATCGTATCATCCCAAAACGCGCGCAAATCCTTAGGCGGCTCGAGCGGCCGAACCATCTTCTCCGGTGCATAGGCGCGCATCTTTGATTGCGAGATGGGTGTGTTGTCACCGTCGCGTGTGAATGTGCAAGTGACTTGGTAGAAGCCGGCTGCCGGGGGCTCGAATTTCAGAGTCTCGGTGTGCGACTTCCCAGCTGACAGCAGTAGGGGCTGGGAGGTATCGGCGAAGGCTTCTCGTTCGTCGGTCAGCCAGGTGTCGCTCCCGACTTGGAACCGCACCGTGCCCTCAATGGGCTCAAACGTCGCGTTGCGTATCGTGACCGAGAGATCCATTGGCGCGCCGGCTGGGTAGATCCCGTCGGCGTGGCCATGTTCGATATGGACCTCTACGAAATCGGTCCACACGGGCACCGACAACGTCGGTGTTCCTTTGTGCATTCCCCCGTTGCCGTCGCTATCAAACACGCGCACGGCGATCACGTTCTCAGCATCCCAACGAATGTGTTT comes from Pirellulaceae bacterium and encodes:
- a CDS encoding acetylxylan esterase; protein product: MKPTNLPRRSVLTLTLLLAWLPLTGQARDISNGWRFTTGDDVAWAQPEFDDAAWKPIEVGKPWEKAGHKNYDGYGWYRLRVNLPKAESENAYFKQYQKLTLLLGAVDDVDVTYFNGVEVGRTGSVPNDTKGHHETVRRYEVPAKHIRWDAENVIAVRVFDSDGNGGMHKGTPTLSVPVWTDFVEVHIEHGHADGIYPAGAPMDLSVTIRNATFEPIEGTVRFQVGSDTWLTDEREAFADTSQPLLLSAGKSHTETLKFEPPAAGFYQVTCTFTRDGDNTPISQSKMRAYAPEKMVRPLEPPKDLRAFWDDTIAELATVAPQYKVEPSPEWSTEQTDCFLVEMRSLGDVRIRGWFELPKSAGPHSVLLRVPGYTQGMRPTQSIPDMAVLSLNIRGHGNSTDDEPAYEWWGPGDYLLRGLDDPQKFFYRGAIMDCLRAVDFLTSRPDVDLNRIAITGGSQGGMLSFTTAALDKRIALSAPDIPFVGDSMKAFRMTAWPGMVVRHWLGRDPKNTWERASATFSYIDPKNLAGWVECPVLMGVGLQDTAAPAPAAFAAYNELRGPKEYRVYPEAGHSTPPEHEVVKMEWIRKQFAIGRTR